The Etheostoma cragini isolate CJK2018 chromosome 15, CSU_Ecrag_1.0, whole genome shotgun sequence genome window below encodes:
- the LOC117958196 gene encoding dynein heavy chain 8, axonemal-like, which translates to MMDANDSNANKHESQAKYNQAREERKMLLTTAHNYMIDILADRLSLEPTAVEEFILDSSSLAAFDNFFAKGGCKTISFVYQECEVPGIECGRSYPGTTKEGKVLRLFLA; encoded by the exons ATGATGGATGCAAATGATTCAAATGCAAACAAGCATGAATCTCAG GCCAAATACAATCAGGCAAGAGAAGAACGAAAGATGCTCCTCACCACTGCACACAACTACATGATTGACATCCTGGCTGACAGGCTGTCCTTAGAGCCAACAGCAGTAGAGGAATTTATATTAGATTCTTCATCT CTGGCTGCTTTTGATAATTTCTTCGCCAAAGGAGGTTGTAAAACCATTTCCTTTGTGTATCAAGAGTGTGAAGTCCCAGGAATAG AATGTGGACGCTCATATCCTGGGACTACCAAAGAGGGAAAAGTATTGAGGCTGTTTTTAGCC